The window GAACGGTTTTTGAGAAAGAGATAAAATTGGAATCCAAACATGATTTTATCGATCATATGATGCGTACCGATTTCACTACTTTTCTGGCCGATGATATTTTAACCAAGGTAGACCGGGCTTCAATGGCTGTTTCTTTAGAATGCCGTGATCCTTTGCTCGATCACCGTCTGGCTGAATTCAGTTTTTCTCTGCCGTTACCCTACCTTTACAAAAGCGGTGACCATAAACATATTTTAAAACAGATGATGAAAGCTCATATTGAACCATCAGTTCTAAATTTGCCAAAAAGAGGGTTTTCCATCCCTCTTTATGACTGGTTACGTGGTCCCTGGAAAACAATGGCTCAGGATTATCTTTCTTCCGCTCAAATTAAAAAAACAGGTGTTTTAAATGAGCATGAAGTCAAAAAAGAAATGGATAATTTTTATCGCTACGAAGGCGGGCGTGCCGAAAAAATAATGTTGATGCTTAATTTTCAGATGTGGGCTGAAAAATGGCTATAAGTTCAAACGAAAAAACTTATCAGGAGTTGGGCTTTCAGGTGGCGAGAGAAATTCTGGGCGTTGCCGATATGAATTCTGTGCACATAGGCCCTTTAAGTAAAAACTATTTTTCATTTACCTTTCCCTTAAGCATTTCCTCACAAGAACTTCATTTTTTTGTAAAAATTCCAAAAGACAATATGAGAGGGAGCGATATTGAAATATTGCCTATTAATCATAAAGATCGAATATTAGGTGATGAAGAAGCAGCCAGCTTGAGGTTTTTGAACCAAAATTGGAAAGTGGACCACTTTAATGTTCGTTGGGTTAATTTGCGCGGAACAATTCCCGCCTATAATGCGCTTATTACCGATCGTATATTTGCTCCTGATATTATTCATCAGTTCCGTCGTATGGATTTACGAAGGCGTTTTGGTTTTATAAAGGATGGTAAACAATTACAGGATTTGATGGGAAGAATAGGGGCAAGTTTAGGTCGTTTTCATCAATTGCATTCTACTTCTCGTCTTTTTAGTTTGTCTGATTCTGTGTCTAAATATGAATTTTATTGTCATGAATTGGCCAAGAATAGCAAAAGTGCCTGGCCAGAGCGTATTTTAAAGAAGATTTTATCTATTAGTAATTTTAAGGCACAAACTTTTGAAGTGCCTACCTTTAAAGGCATTGACATTCGAAATGTTTTACTTGATACAGAAAAAACTATTTATTTTCTGGATCCGGGTAAAACTAAAGTGACCTTTTATGAGGCAGATCTGGCTCGTTTTTTAATGACTTACCGGATTCTCTATTGGGGGAATAAGCGTTTGCTTTTCTTAAATGAGCCTGACCGAAAAGCTGAGAATGCTTTTTTAAAAGCTTATTTCCAGCAAATGGGAGTTTTATCATCGCCGGTCTACAATCTTTTTTTACTTAAAGAGCAGCTTAAGCATTGGTATGTTGCTTTAGATTCTTTAAATTACCTTTCCTGGCCTGCTGCAATTAAAAGTTTGGCAACCAGAATCTATGTTAAATCATTTTATGAAAAACAAGTTTCTGAAAGTTACGCACTACTCCCTCAATGAAAAATAGTACTGATTATAAAAAAGATACACTAGACGCCTATCGTACTCCGGAACGAGCTCTGGAATATAAGAATTTCCATACCAAAGATTGGTCATGGGGCCGTTTTGTAACATGGCTCGAACATAAAAAAATTGCGCGTGAATTGAGCCGGTATACTTGGACATCTTCCGATCAGCTTTTAGATATCCCTTGCGGCACGGGTATTCTTGGCGAGCTTCTTCACAACTTTCCTTTCAAAATTGTGGCCAGCGATATTTCTCCCGAAATGATGGCGATGGCGAAAGAAGAATATCCTCAAGGCAGATTATTAAGCTGTACCCAGGCCGATATTACCAAAACACCGTTTGCACGCTCTTCATTTGCGTGTGTGGTAACACTGGGTTTTCTTCATCGGGTGCCTTTAGATATTAAACGGGCGGCCTTAAAGGAAATTGCGGCCTTAACAAGCAAACTGGCTATTGTTACGTGTAGTGTAGATACGCCCCTGCAGCGTTTTAAGCATTTTGTTTTGTCCCGGATTAAGCGCAACCATGTGCCGGCTCCATGTCCCATGCCCCTCAATCAAATTGCTGCCGAATGTGAATTGCATGGATTTAAGGTAAAAAGCGCCGCTATGGTTTTGCCTCTGTTATCCGCCGATGCTGTTTTTGTTCTTGAAAAGAAAACATAATTCTTGAAACTAATTCCTGAAAATAAAAATTATTATCGCCCCGATATTGATGGGTTGCGGGCCGTGGCAGTTATTCTTGTTATTTTATACCATTTGTTTCCCGGTATTTTTAAAAACGGGTTTCTGGGAGTAGATATCTTTTTTGTGATTTCCGGATTTGTGGTGACTCAATCGTTGCAAGCGAGTCTGGTTAGCGGATATTTCAAGGGAGGACTTTCTTTTTATAGTCGTCGTATTAAAAGAATTCTTCCGGCTCTTTATGTCAATATTATCATCAGCCTCATTTTAAGCTGTTTACTCATTCCATTTTCCGAATTGAGAAGCTTGTTTAAAACGGCTGCGGCAGCTCTTGTAGGAGCCAGTAATGTGGCCCTGTTATACGCGCGTTTTGATTATTTTAGCCCTGATCTTTCGCTTAATCCTTTTGTTCATACCTGGTCATTAGGTGTAGAAGAACAGTTTTATTTTGTTTTTCCTCTCATCTTAACAGCCGGACTTTTTATAGCGTCGGTTCGTGCTAAGATTAAAGTAGATATTCTTATCGGCCTGTGTGCTCTTTTATCTCTGGGCTACTGGATTTATTTACTCTTTCATGCCGGTGTTTCGGCGTTTTATAATCCGCTGGCCCGCTTTTGGGAGCTTTTTACTGGCGTTCTTTTATTTAGAAACAAGGATGCTATTGCTGCCTCTATAGGCAGAAAAATAAATATTATTTTACAGTATGCGGCCTGTTTGTGTTTGATTGTGGCTTTGTTTTTTTCTTTTAACGCAGGCCCGGGAAATTTATTGAATTATGTACTGGTTGTTTTGGGTACGGCTTTTTTTATTATTGCCGGATTTTCGTCTTCGCCGCTGAAT is drawn from bacterium and contains these coding sequences:
- a CDS encoding class I SAM-dependent methyltransferase → MKNSTDYKKDTLDAYRTPERALEYKNFHTKDWSWGRFVTWLEHKKIARELSRYTWTSSDQLLDIPCGTGILGELLHNFPFKIVASDISPEMMAMAKEEYPQGRLLSCTQADITKTPFARSSFACVVTLGFLHRVPLDIKRAALKEIAALTSKLAIVTCSVDTPLQRFKHFVLSRIKRNHVPAPCPMPLNQIAAECELHGFKVKSAAMVLPLLSADAVFVLEKKT